The proteins below come from a single Tachypleus tridentatus isolate NWPU-2018 chromosome 13, ASM421037v1, whole genome shotgun sequence genomic window:
- the LOC143238195 gene encoding uncharacterized protein LOC143238195, which yields MALTDMRNVFFLMLCSFGMEFFCLSSHLRDPTPVNYSGQANIAIFTSVHVPGRNMSLCGPLRREAVQEVMAAIWAVQQMNKWKSPNDMDLGVYIYDTCGRRDVTKQQILRLLPMVGGLKYTTCQTPALPSVFGIIVGEESKAIETAGGIFNVLSSPVFITGRVPEDLELQENVFTTALPVAYRAKVVADVVKVSGFKKIGLAATRDSDFNAAQQTLEDAGINVVHVKIAGMKTVCSQENLPRIGEVDVEAVALFLTDSHVLQVFDHIEWKNSSMSVLISTDRDLTSRLQDSLLTEHLSDLSNVLFLWPSSSEVLEFETYFRNMIQGITEPTHPLVKDLWNSMNDTRGQEFVHKGFIFPGVMASFTLPSSRKVSTSHESLNTIKAVWTLALGLRAAQQRQCHGKDCLPGQKSLGRVVLQALQNYETLLLKTPVRSLHDRNIMFDDVFPNFGQIVLTNLSFTGSFQEIGRYSSKMGLITREDVLLRRRTTTFHHHTPLTSFDTNHENKLCNLPSSSHKRLENVKAGNVKSYSFGAWMTKTWCSVCTALSGTGILVTGYVLALLLVKVCDKTVKMNAIVISVFQLIALIMMYLGALLFTFQPSFTTCSTRKVVHNVAYAFNYGCLLLRGMTLRSQKALGLGGSVNQANQILTLLYVVGAQVALEVQWWIFHPPEVKIDPKQILECSISKRGFLVCQTYIMFLLLLAVLMTFFVRNCYQEGYCVTVTSLLSLTVFFVWVVAFALLPEDEYGDFATCVAQISTATVILGGIFGPQLYSLRKHRENFREPLFYADSLSTIFTMFKDIDSTSGQDKSPLRREKFRRTLEPPYSGEVVQTSLFNKLKSSYP from the exons ATGGCATTGACAGATATGAGGAACGTTTTTTTCCTAATGCTGTGCTCCTTCGGAATGGAGTTTTTCTGCCTCTCATCACACCTTCGGGATCCTACACCTGTGAATTACTCCGGGCAAGCCAACATTGCGATTTTCACCAGTGTTCATGTCCCAGGAAGAAACATGTCACTTTGTGGTCCTCTCCGACGGGAGGCGGTCCAGGAAGTAATGGCTGCCATCTGGGCTGTTCAACAGATGAACAAGTGGAAGTCTCCTAATGATATGGACCTTG gtGTTTATATATACGATACTTGTGGGAGAAGAGATGTAACAAAACAACAGATATTGAGACTGCTACCTATGGTAGGTGGTTTGAAATATACCACCTGCCAAACACCAGCCCTACCATCAGTGTTCG GTATAATCGTTGGTGAAGAATCCAAAGCGATTGAAACTGCTGGtggaatttttaatgttttgtcttCTCCTGTGTTTATCACAGGTCGTGTACCAGAAGACCTAGAATTACAAGAAAATGTGTTTACCACAGCTTTACCTGTGGCGTATCGAGCCAAA gTCGTTGCAGACGTAGTGAAAGTTTCTGGTTTTAAAAAAATAGGTCTCGCTGCTACTCGGGATTCAGATTTCAATGCTGCACAACAGACACTAGAGGACGCTGGCATCAATGTCGTACATGTCAAAATAGCTGGAATGAAGACCGTTTGTAGTCAGGAAAATCTTCCTAGAATTGGAgaa GTGGACGTAGAAGCAGTAGCTTTATTTCTAACGGACAGTCACGTGCTTCAAGTGTTTGACCACATTGAATGGAagaacagcagtatgtctgtccTGATTTCAACTGACCGTGACCTGACCTCTAGACTTCAGGATAGTCTATTAACCGAACATTTGTCAGATCTTTCAAATGTCTTGTTTCTTTGGCCCTCTAGTAGTGAAGTACTTGAGTTTGAAACATACTTCAGGAATATGATCCAGGGTATCACGGAACCTACCCATCCTCTAGTAAAAGACCTATGGAATTCAATGAACGACACCAGAGGACAAGAGTTTGTACACAAAGGTTTCATCTTTCCTGGAGTGATGGCATCCTTTACTCTACCATCCTCCAGGAAGGTATCTACAAGCCACGAATCTCTAAACACAATTAAGGCAGTGTGGACGTTAGCCCTGGGCTTGAGAGCAGCTCAACAGAGACAGTGTCACGGCAAAGACTGTCTACCAGGGCAGAAATCTCTCGGACGTGTTGTGTTACAGGCTTTACAAAATTATGAAACGTTGCTGTTGAAAACTCCAGTAAGGTCTCTGCATGACAGAAATATCATGTTCGATGATGTCTTCCCTAACTTTGGACAAATCGTGTTGACAAACTTGTCATTCACTGGGAGTTTTCAAGAG ATTGGACGCTACAGTAGCAAGATGGGTTTAATCACTCGTGAGGACGTACTACTTCGGCGACGAACAACTACGTTCCACCATCATACACCTCTTACCAGCTTTGATACGAACCACGAAAACAAACTTTGTAATCTCCCAAGTTCCAGTCACAAAAGATTAGAAAATGTCAAGGCAGGTAACGTGAAAAGCTATAGCTTCGGCGCATGGATGACTAAAACCTGGTGTTCCGTCTGCACTGCACTCTCTGGAACTGGTATCCTCGTGACTGGATATGTATTGGCCCTTCTTCTGGTGAAAGTTTGCGACAAGACGGTTAAGATGAATGCTATTGTGATTTCTGTATTTCAACTGATAGCTCTAATAATGATGTATTTAGGAGCTCTACTGTTTACTTTTCAGCCTTCATTTACTACCTGTAGCACGCGCAAAGTAGTTCACAATGTAGCCTACGCCTTCAACTATGGTTGTCTTCTCCTTCGCGGCATGACTCTTCGCTCCCAGAAGGCTCTTGGACTTGGAGGCAGTGTCAACCAGGCCAACCAGATTTTGACACTCCTATATGTAGTAGGGGCACAAGTGGCTCTCGAGGTCCAATGGTGGATTTTTCATCCGCCAGAGGTCAAGATTGACCCCAAACAAATTCTGGAATGTTCTATTTCAAAAAGAGGTTTTCTGGTGTGTCAAACTTACATAATGTTCCTCTTATTGCTCGCTGTACTGATGACTTTTTTTGTACGTAACTGTTACCAGGAGGGTTACTGTGTTACAGTTACCAGCTTACTTTCTTTAACAGTATTCTTCGTCTGGGTTGTGGCGTTTGCCCTCTTACCAGAAGATGAATATGGAGATTTTGCGACATGCGTGGCTCAAATATCAACGGCCACGGTTATTTTGGGTGGTATTTTTGGGCCCCAACTGTACAGCTTACGCAAACACAGAGAGAACTTTCGCGAGCCATTGTTTTATGCTGACTCTTTGTCAACTATTTTTACCATGTTTAAGGACATAGATAGTACATCTGGGCAAGACAAGTCGCCCCTGAGGAGAGAAAAGTTCCGAAGAACTTTGGAACCACCATATTCTGGTGAAGTTGTCCAAACTTCTCTTTTCAATAAACTCAAGTCATCTTATCCTTAA